The segment GAGTCGGAGATGGGGTGGGAAAGGGGGGtcggtggggggggggacaccccacTAATGTTTCTGCCCCTCTGCGGGGTGCTGCCGTGCCCGTCTGTGGTGGCTGGACCTCCAGAcatggggagagagaaaggttTGGGGCTGTCCCGAAATAGATGAGGGTTTCATTTCCATAGTGGGGAGCGAGGCGCTGATTGTTCAGGGCTTTCCTGTTCTGTATTAAAGTTCGAGTAATCTGGCGAGAGCAGCTCTTATCTGCAATCACCGCGGCCGCCTCTAATACGATTTCCCTTTTTCCTAACGCTGATGAatgatgcttttcttctccccccctcctgccctcccctaACATAAATGTTTCTCTTGGAGATGAGCCTGAATCATCCCCCCCTCACTGGCTCTGctaaaaatcccacaaaactGGCAGGTCCTTGGGCATCCCGGCGTGGGCAGCCCCGAGCTCACCCAGACGTGGTGGTGTGTGGGGGGTCCCCCTACGTCCCCCCTCACAAACGGGGATGGCGGCAGCAGCGTATGGTGGACGCTGGCGGAAAAAATGGGGGGACAAAGTTCTGTGAGTTCGGGGGGCTCCATGATGCGGGGACCCACGCCGGCTCCTCGCCTCCCCGTCCTGCTGCTTGGGACCCGTCACCAGCTTGCCCCGTCCAGGGCTGGTAAGCACAGACCCTGTCCCACCAGCGATGGGCTGGTCTCCATCCCGCTGCTTGGGGACATCCCACGGCCACCCGGCCGGAGAGCAGATGGGGAGAGGCCACGTTGGGCATCATCCTCAAAGCGTCTTAGGAGGTGCTGGGAGGTAAAACTGGAGCCAGGGTGCTGCGGGTACCGGGATTAGCCAGGACTTCAGGGCGGCTCGGGCACCACGTGGCCCTGTCCGGCCGGTGCCACCAGCCCAGCAGGGTCAGCCCCTGCAGCGGAGCCTTTTTTGGGGATGGGGCATCGCAGGATGGTGGGAGATGCCGTGGGCTGGTGGGACAGGTGGCCCAAGGTCAGCCCCGTGCTGTGCCAAGGGGCGGTGGGACGGGAAATCCCCCTCCCGCCCAGCCCAGGTAATCCCCTAATGCTGTTTGCAAGTACAGGGAGATTTGCACCTCGCGCGGGACAGCTTTCGGCAGCAGACGGACGGGGAACACGTGGCGCAGGGCAGCGTGCTCACGCCTGACTCCGAGCCTCTGCCATCCTGCTCGTCCCTATGGGACACCCGCAGGAAAAGCCATCGGCGTCTCCATCGCACCGGGCCAGCTCTGCCCGACCTCACGGCGGGGATTTGTGCGGCACCATCCCGGGAAACGTCCCCAGACCTGGAGCTGGGACAGTGGCAGAGTGACGATGGGGACAGGCCAGCGGGGAGGGGACTCACCGCGGTTGGCAAGGCGAGACCCCAGCTGCCCCGTTCGCCCGTGCATTGGGGACGTCCCCGTTTGCTCGGCGCGGCGGGTGCCGGTGCGGTGGAGGGCAGCGCGGGGAGCAGAGGAAGGCCTTGCTGGGGGCTCCATCACCCTCCTCACACCCAGGGGGCTGCCTATAATAAACCAGTTCTGTGCCCGGATAAAGGACGGCTTGTAGCAGCGCCGCGGTCCGGACTTGCTGCGGGCTGCCCCATGTTTAAAGCGATCAAAGCAGGGTGGGAAAGGCTCTCTGGAGCCGACGGGTCCCCCGGTAGCACCGTGCCTGGCCGGAGCCATGGAGGGGCCAGGCAGAGGGAGCACGGCGGGCGCCCGTCCCAGCTCCCAACAAAACAAGGAAGCCCTGACGGCGTGATTACCCGGAAACCGCAGCGCGTCAGGAGCAAAGTATTTCCATCGGGAGGTTTTGGCCCCGCAGCCCGGCTGGCGCCAGCCTCCCCGCGACGGCTGCCTGCGAGGGGAGGCTGCCCGCGGCCGCTCTGCCCCTCGGGACGCATCCTGCTGCCCACCCGGCCCGGCCGTGGGAACGGCCCCGCAGAGATGCTGGGTGTCACGGCCAGGCTGGGGTCCCCGAGGAGCGGGTGGCAGTGGGGGTGCCCCAAGGGTGAGCGGTGGCGGCGTCCAGCCCCGGGGATGTGGCCGTCGCTGCTGCGGGttcagggcggggggggggggtctgggccCTGTTTGAGCCGCCCTCGCCCCTCCGGCCGGTCACTCGGCGAGGAGCTGGGGTGTGAACGGGGCAGGGAGCACTCGTGGGGTTTCCGGCATCCACTGGAGATGTGGGGATGGTTCCTCTGGGGGTGGGTTTTGATCATAACACTTTGTGCCTTGCCATCGGGGCCGATTTCCCTCATCTTGGGGTGCCGGGATGCTTCAAGGTGCTCCAGCACCCCATGGAGGGGACACGACCTCGACCAGCCCCACGTCCCCACCGCAGGGAGACCCTTCCCCCTGGGGACCAGCACATTTCAagcagcacccccccccccccaaggctGGATCACACGTGtccaccccatcccatccagGACCCGGCTGCcccgtccctccctccccatgggcaggaacaGACGGGGTCTGTCCCGACCTAATGTCAATATTGGATTTTCCGGCGCGGTCGCAGGGACCCGGCAGCGGACGCGCCTCTCCCCACCAGCTGCACAGAAGGGGCTTTCATCGCCCCAAAACGCGAGCTGGGCcccggggaggcggggggggagcacgctgcctgcacccctgcgGGCAGCCAGCCCTCTGTCCCCACCGAAatgctgccagggcaggcagggccggTCCTGCCCGGCGAGTCTGGGCACGGCAGAGGAGTCGCCGCAGTTTCGGGCTCGGGGGCTCGGGCGCTGGCTTTGCACGGGGTTTTCATCACAGGTGGGTGGAGGGAGCTGGGTAACACCAGGGAAAGCCAAGCGCTGCCTGGGCACCGGGGTCCTATCCTGACACCCCTTTCGAGCTGAATTTGGTTTCTGGCTCCGCCACAGGTTCCCTTTCTGACCGTGGACACATCCCTCCATCACCCAGGGCatctctgctccaccagccCCACGGAGCCAGGGCCGTTCAGAGCCAAAATCAGCCCCGATCAATCCTAATGCTTCCCTGGGATGGCCCCGTGCCCCCCGGGAGGGGTGCTCAGCCTTGCCGGGTGCCAACAAGATCCCCAGGGATGGTCGTGGATGGCGGGGGGGGCCCGTGCTTGACCCCCACCCCATCTCCCATCCCAGGTTTGActaccaggagctgctgcacaACTCCACCTTCTGCATCGTGCCCCGGGGCAGGCGCTTGGGCTCCTTCCGCTTCCTGGAGGCACTGCAGGTACGGGACGGGTGGAGGGGGATGGGGGACCCCCACTCTGGGGTGCAGGGACTCTGTCCCAGCCTATGTGGGGTCCCACCGTAGGCCGCCTGCATCCCCGTGCTGCTGAGCGACGGCTGGGAGCTGCCCTTCGCCGAGGCCATCGACTGGGGCAAAGCTGCCGTGGTGGGCACcgagaggctgctgctgcaggtactggggcctgatcctgcccaCGCCAGATGCAAGGGACCCCCCAGTGTTGATGCCAGTGGTGGTGGAGCCCCCAGTCAAGTCCGGGGGTGAAACCTCCGCAGCTGAGCCCGGCAGCCCTCCCGCAGGCAGGTGCAGGGGGGTCTCATCCAGCCCAGAGGGGGGGAATCCCATCCCAGCCACAGCCCTGGGTCTCATTCTTCCCAGGCGGTGCTGAGCATgtccccaaccccaaaacccttgGGGGTCctgggccagatcctgctcCAGGGATAGGAAGTGGCAGAGCCACAGCGGGGCAGTGGCACGGCATCCTTGGCCGCGGGGCGTCCCTTGGGATGGCACGGAGGTCACGGAGGCAAGAAAACCCTGccagggggccgggggggctggggtgaGAAAccagctccctcccctgccGCCTCAGATCCCCTCTGCCGTCCGCTGCATCCACCCCGAGCGCGTGCTGGCTTTCCAGCAGCAGACCCAGTTCCTCTGGGACGCGTACTTCTCCTCCGTCGACAAGATCGTGCACACCACGCTGGAGGTGAGCCCCCTGCCTCCCtgaactccccccccccctccccgccagcccccagGGTCACAACCAGGGTGCTGAGAGCATCTCCCCGGCCTCTGGCAGATCATCAAGGACCGGCTGCTCCCACaccgctcccgctcccgcttCCTCTGGAACACACTTCCCGGGGGGCTCCTGGCCCTGCCCGACTTCTCCACCCACCCCGGGGACTTTCCCTTCTACTACCTGCGGCACGGTAGGACCCCACCTGCCCCGGCTGAGCACGGCAAACTCAGTGCACGCCACAacacctttcctctcccccccatTTTCAGGCTCGAGCCCCTCCGAGAAGTTCACGGCTTTCATCCGGGCCATCTCGCCGGCCAgctccctctcccagcccatCCTCAGGCTCATCCAGGCCGTCTCTGGATCTCATTACTGCGCCCAGGTCGGGGGAGCTGAGTCCCTCACCGCTCAGCACAGCTCTCGGGGAAGCGGCGTGAGGGATGAGGCTGGATCCGGTGGGCTGGGaagggtgagggtgaggttgGGGGTGGAATGGGGTGGCTGATGGTGTCACCCTTGGGTGGGCAGagctgcatccccagcctgctgggGTGGAAGTGGTGGGACCGCCCGTGGGTTTATTCTGGTCCAAACTGCCGtgaggtggttttggggtgagctgggctggagcaggaccCGCTGTGGGGCCGGGGAGGGCTCGGCCACGGCTGCCCTGCGAACACCGATGCACCAACGCGCCCTGATGGGGCCAAACACCCCAGGACACGCTGGgcctccccctccctgcagaTCCTGGTGCTGTGGAGCTGCGAgaagccgccgccgccgagTGGGAAATGGCCCCAGACCACTGTGCCTCTGACCATCAtccagagcaggaggaaggtgagAGGCGCCGGGACGCAGGCGGCGAGCCGGAACACCGACAGGGAGCCGGAGCACCCATGCCATGGCACATCCCAACCCGTCTCTCCCCTCCCCATAGCTCAGCGACCGTTTCTTCCCCTACGCGGCCATCCAGACGGACGCCGTGCTGAGCCTGGACGAGCACACCAGCCTCTCGACCAGCGAGGTGAGGCTGTGGGCACCGCggtccccagccccgtgccgCGCCACGACGGATGCTCAGTGGTCACCAGAAGGCTGGCAGGGAGCGGTGCCCGccgtccccgtgtccccacacCCAGGGCACACCGTCGGGGGAAGGCAAGCGGTGGCAGCGAGCCCCTTCCCACGGGGTCCTGCAGCCCGGTGACACCGTCCCCCGTCCCGTGCCAGGTGGACTTTGCCTTCGTGGTGTGGCGCAGCTTCCCCGAGCGCATCGTGGGCTTCCCCGCGCGAAGCCACTTCTGGGACGCCGAGCAGAGGCGTTGGGGCTACACGTCCAAGTGGACCAACGAGCTCTCCATTGTCCTCACCGCCGCCGCCTTCTACCACAGGTACCCGGTCCGGGAGGGgacggtggggctgggggctcggCCGCATCCTGCCGCCCCGCCTCGCTCCCTCCCCCAGGTATTATCACAGCCTCTTCACGGAGTACCTGCCGGcggggctgcgggagctggCGGACGGCCTGGCCGCCTGCGAGGACATCCTGATGAACGTCCTCGTGGCCGCCGTCACCAAACTGCCGCCCATCAAGGTCACCCAGCGGAAGCAACACAAGGATACCGTGCCCCAGCAGGTAGGGTGCGAGGACGGGGATGCGGGGACCCCCCTGGCCGGCGAGCGGAGCCCCTCACCCCCACGCTCCCCTCCTGCCAAGGTGAAGGGCATGGCGGGGACGGCCGGCGGCCGGCGTTTCTCCCAGCGGCAGGACTGCCTCAACCAGCTGGCGGACTGGTTTGGGTACATGCCCCTCGTGTCCTCCCAGCTGCGCCTCGACCCCGTCCTCTTCAAGGACCAGGTCTCCGTCCTGCGCAAGAAATACCCACGCTTGGAGAAACCCTGAGGGCTTCCAGGAACCGGGGCTGGGGTCAGCCCCGAGCGCCCCGTTCCTGGTGCGCGGAGCCTTCCCGGAGTGGGTCGCTGCTGACGGGGTTTTACTCGTTATTGGGTTTTACCAGTACAATAAAGGCGGGTGGAGAGGCAGAGGCCGGCCGCTGGCTGTGGGATGCGGGGGAGTGGGCTGTGCTCGGCGGGGAGCACCGGGAGCACCGGCGGTTTGGTGCACTGGTGCTTCTGCCATCGGCGGCCGCCCGTGCAACAGCTGCTGTCCTCTGGCCACCACAGCCGTGGCTCCGTCCTTGCTGCCTTCGCTCCTAGCAGACACCCGAGATAACGCCCCACCACCACCAGAtccaacatccccccccccgcacgcACCCAGCCCTTTTGCTCCAATTTATTTTCCACACATGAAAAAATCCCCCCCAGGACGTGAGGGGGCTGCcgggaagcggggggggggggctcagtCACGGGGGGGCTGGCACTCCTGGCAGTCCCGCATCTCCTCGGAGTAGCTTTCCACCTGGATGGTGGTGGTGTGGAAGCGGAAGGTGCCCTGCAGCCGGGAGTTGGCCTCCTCCAGCACCTCCTGCGCGCTGGCACCCGCATCTGCAAGGAGCAAAGGAGGAGATGTCGGGGTGTGGGTGAACCCCgaatccttcccctgctccatcGTTTCCCCGGGAGTGACACTCACTGATGGCGATGTGCACTGAGAGCAGCGGCTGCGCCGCAGTCAGCGCCCAGATGTGGAGGCTGTGCACGgcctccaccccccccaccgCCAGCAGCGTCTCCCGCACGGCGTTGAAGTCCATCCCTTTGGgggtgcctggggagggagaaCCGCAGGCGCTGGAGGGACGGGGACCACCGCACCCGTGGGTGGCCCCGCGGcctggacccccccccccgatggGTCCCTACCCTCCATGAGGACAAGGAGGACGTCGCGGAGAATGGTCAGCGTCGTCCCCAGCACCAGCGCGGAAAAGAGGAAGGTGCAGATGGGATCCACGTATTTGTACTCGGGCTggagggggtgggagagggTGAGGCCCCTCCGGCACCATCACCCCACCCCAAATCCCCATCGGCACcagcggggaggggaggcggTCCCCTCCATCTTGCCCCGTGCCTGGCCAGGGCTGGCTGAAGCCGCCATCCCTGCGTCCCCATCCCCGGCATCCTTTCTGCCCCCGTGACCACCCAGACCTTAAAGAAGATGATGTAGGACGCGACGAGGACGCCGACGCTCTGCAGCAGGTCCCCCACAACGTGGACGAAGGCCGCGCGGACGCTGGCGTTGGGCTGCTCGCTGGCCACCCCATGGCTGTGCCCGTGCCCCGTCTGGTGCAGAGCCACCCCCATCCTGTGGGCAGGGCAGCGGTGACATCCCCGGGGTCACCGAGCATGGGGAGGGGGACACCCGGGGAGGGCGAGAGCCGGCCGTACGTACACGACATTGACGGCCACGGCGCAGGCGGAGGTGATGAGCATGACGCTGCCCTCGATGTCGTAGTCGGCCGAGAGCAGGCGCTGGGCCGCCAGGTAGACCAGGACGCCCGTCACCACCCAGATGGAGAGCACAGAGAGCAGGGCCCCCAGGATCTCTGCGGAGAGCCCCCCCAACCCTGCATTGCTGCTTTGCCACCGTGCCAAGCCCGAGCACCCTCCCGGCCCCCCTGGCAGCACCAGGGCTCAAGGtgggcacccagcacccctccCCAGGGTTGCTCCCTGCACAGGTATGGTggtgcctctgccctgccctgcctgtgcacGTGGTGTTGGGGCTTGGCCAGGGGTCCCCGTGCCCCCCAGGGCTCCCTGAGGCACCCAGTCCCCGTGGGGAGGGCACCCTGGGATGCTCTGAGTGCTCCCTGGGGTCCCCGGGAGCCAGACGGGagccctggggtgctgctgccccGTTACCTGCCCGGTGCCAGCCGAAGTTCatggttttggtgggggggcGCGAGGACACCCAGAGTGCAAAGAGACTGATCATGATGCTGGCAAAGTCCGTCAGGAGGTGGGCTGCGTCCGTCAGGATGGCCAGGCTGTGCGCCAGGTACCCACCTGTGGagggggggcagtggggacaTCGGGATGGcatcggggcggggggggggagtccCACCCCAAGGCATGGACCAGGTCACCTCGTGCCGCATTGGGGGCCCCACCGGGCACTTTGACCCACTGAAAAGCACTGGGGAGCCCTGCCcacaccctgcctgcaccctgcgGGGCAGCCACTTGGGGTCCCTCCGTGGGGACCACCCCGGCTGGACCCTGCACCCACCACTCACCCACAGCTTCCCCCACCATGAAGACAAGGCAGATGCCAGCGGCCAGGTAGAGCTTCCTGCGCGCCCGCTGCTGCTGGCCGGGgtgccccgcagccccccgtgCGTGGCAGTGCCGGCTGCGCTGTGTCCCCATCTCCAGGGCGGGCGCCTGTCCCTGCACCGAGTTGTGCCCGTTCTTTTGCACAGCCCCCAGGTAGGACCTGCCGGGGACAGGAGCCgtcaggggctggagcaggggggggGCCCGGAAGGATTTTGGGGAGCGGGTTGGACACTGaacgcttcccccccccccaccagccccttccCTGGTCAGACACCTCCAGGGGACCCCACCTGGGAGCCCCACAGGGAAGAGGGGACACCAGTcccccccccgggcaccccccTACCCGCCTGCGCCCTCGCTCAGCAGGTGCCGTTTCTCCTCGCCGGCTGCCATCCTCCGgtgcggggggccggggcgggtgACCCCGGTGTGTGGCCGGTGCTGGTGGCAGCCGGTGGCCTCGGCCCGTGTGAAGTGCCGGGGACTCGTGTGCAAAGCcctgccgggggagggagggCCAGGCCGGCTGCAAAGCGCCCGCGGCCGCCTGCCCCAGGGTGGGCCTGGTCACCCGGCACCTGGGGGGGGCTGCTGATGGAGGGGGGGGATTGCTCTGGGACCCCCATGGGCACCCCCCAGAAACCGCACGCCGGGGCATGGGTGCAGCCCCCAAGGCAGGGGGAGGATGGAGCATCCTCCTGTCCCCCCTAAAGGCACACGGTGatccccccctccctgctccgGGGAGCCCTCGGACCCCCCCCCGGTCTAGATACAGCCGCAGAGCCACCGTATAACAGACCAGACCagacctcccccccccagcactgaCATCTGCCCACCGCCCTGGGGGAGCAGCTCGTTAGAGCCCTGGGGCTAATTGCAATCGTGGCACAGCCCAGAGCACCGCTGCGGGCGCTGCCTCGGTTTCCCCTTGGCCAAGCACCAAGCCGggcttctggttttgcaggagaaaagcatTTGTGGTATATTTTTGCATTCATGGTATATTTTTGCAGCCACATGAGCTCAGACGGCAGCGAATGGGCAGCTCAATGCCAAGGCCATCCTGGTTTCAGGAACCGGCACATCCCAGATCATCCTCACCTCCCCTCCCGCATCCCGAAGCCCGGGCGAGCACTGGCCCCAGGCACCCCATCACCAGGAGATAAATCCTGCGGGTGCCAACCTGTTACATCCCCGGGCAGGCGGCCAGGCGTGGGGTGCCAGCGCTGCTGGAGGTGCTAATGAGGCCGAAAATTAAGTGTTGGACCGGGAGGTGTCCCTCTGCCGTGCCGGGTGCTGGCAGGGACATCGGTGATGGCACCGGCCCGGGAAAGCCATCTGCATCCCCAGCGCCCATCATGGGGCTGGCAAGCTGAGAACGAGAGgcgaggaaaaaaaaccacccaaaccaccagttttctttacaaaatacacaaaattcaAATTTGTGACAAttatatacaaaacaagaaagataCAAAACGTGCGGAATTGTCCTGTTTGCACCCGTATAGAAAAGTgtcctgtgctggagcaggcgcCGGCTCGCAAGGCCACCAGCCCCCGCGGCACgtgtgtcccccctccccgtcccgaGTCCCGTCGCCGGACATCCTGCGCCCGCGGCGTTTCTCCTGTGCCGGCAACGTCACTGCGGCTACTGGGGAGCTGTCAGGGGGAGAGGATGGGGGGATCAAGGGGGGGTCCAAGCCCCCAAAGCTCCCCCACAGGTGCTTGAGGGTCCCAGGGAGGTGGGCTCGGCCGCGCTGCCCCTTACCCATCACCGTCCTCTCGGGCGCCTCAtcctcctccacctcttcttcctccccatcGAAGTACTCCTCGTCTTCCTCAGCTACAAACAGGTGGCCAAACGTCACCGTGGGGCCACCGGGAAAGGCGACGGGTGCCACCGGGATGGTGGGAGTTGGTAAAGGGGCACTGGGGGGGTCAGGGGCTGAATTACCAGGGTTGAAGTCCAAGGCGCGGACTGCCTCAGCGAGGTGGTCCAGGCTCACCGAGAAGGCATCCATGTTCTCATAGCCGTGCTCGATCTTCTCCAGCCTGCCGCCCTTGGAGGCCTCCACGATCCTGGGCAGGGAGAGCACGGCCgtgtgtccctgtccccctccccacgcTCACCGCCTGGGCGCCCCGTGGCCGAATCCTGTCCGGCTGCGGGGCAGGGACTGGGGATCACCGAATTTTCCGCAATTTGGGCACTTACGTTTTAATGAGCTGCTTGGCGTTCTGTGGGGAACAAGAGCAGAGGTGAGTGGAGCCATGTGGCAGCCACCGGCGTGTCCCCAAGCCGGAGGGACCCCATGCGGGCACCAGccgggggggggaggtttgggggtCTCACCATGAGGAAGGTGGCTTCCCCGGTCTCCTCCATCGACTGGATGGCCGTCTCCACCAGCCGGCTTGacttctccagctgctccttGTACCGGCGGATGAGGCCCTGGACGAAGCCGGTCTTGTCACCCTGCTCGTGGGTGATgcgctgcagcagctctgacttcttctcctccagcagcgCTGCCAAGGCATCAAAGCGAGCGCACAGCTCCTGCTTGGCCGCCTCGCTGTTCTCCTGCGGGGACGAGGGGCAAAGGATGCCACGTGTGTGTCCCTCAGCATCAGCAGCATCTCAGGGGCTTCCCTGCTCCGTGGGCTccagctccctcccagccaTCCCCAAtgtcccccccctccagctGAGGTTTCACCCCCAGgctccttttccccctttcctcaCCTCGGTGCTCCGGCACGAGTCCTCCAGCTGGGAGATGATCGTCTGGATCCGGTCGTTCCCCGCCACCAGCATGGAGATGCAGTTGTTCAGCTCGGTCTGGGCAGGGACGGACGGACAGAAACAGATTGAACCCCAgcggggacagggacggggacaCCTCCCATCCCAACgtggggatgggctgggcattgCCTGGCCCCAGCTCCGctccccccacgtccccccccaAGCCACGGCCGCTCTAAATATAGGCTGTCTCCTGGGCGAAGTCACCCGGGGGGATATTAATACCCCGTGAGCGGGTCCCAGTGCTATTTGTGGCCGCCCCAGCTCAGCACATCGCCCCGGGACCAGCCGTGTCCCCCGCAGCCCCCctgtcgtgtccccccccacgGCACCTTCTGGCCCTGGAAGACGGTTTGCAGGGGGGCGACCTCGCAGTCCTTGTGGGCACCGAAGACTTTGCACATGGAGCAGGTGGGGACCTCGCAGGTGACGCAGTAGATGTTGATCCGCTCGTCCTCGTGCTCCTTGCACATGGGGTGCTCCCCCTTCTTCAGTGGCCTGCTGGAGAGAGTGGCACGGCCACGGTGACGTCCCCGCCGTGGTGACATTCCCATCAGGGTGACGTCCCCACGGCGGTGAATCCTTGTCACGATGATGTCCCCACTGCGGCATCATCCCCACTGCGGTGACATCCCCCTTGCAGCATCATCCCCGCTGCGGTGACATCCCCACTGATGCTGTACAACCACCCCAAAATCAGGTCCCCGGGAAAGAGGCCAGATCCTGGCGTAACCCCACACTTGCTCTTTCAGGAGCCACCGACCTCTGTGCCTCCCTAAGCCCCAAGCCCAGTAAACCCCAGTTTAAACCAGTGCGGCACTGGGCACGGCAGCAGTCAGCACCGGTGGGTGGGGGGGCCCCAGGGCCGCGTTCCAGGGACTCTGCACAAGCACCTAAATTTAGCCTTGGGCTGCCGGGATTGACTGTTGTCACCCAACGCGTGATTTTGAGGGGGACGGGGCGCCCAGaaaaccccccccccaggggtCACAGCCAGGGGCTGCAGCCAAATCGTCCCCTCCGCAGCaaggggggacatggggacaagCCGACCCACCGAAGCAAAGACAGGGCTGGCCCCCCaaacgcccccccccccccccccccccccggcagccgcGGACACCTGCCACGTGCCAtcgtccccgtccccatggCTCTCAAACAATATTTACAGCGGTTCAGGGAATTtggccgggccccccccccccccccgctgtccCTCTGCCCCTTATCAGCCAGCAGCGCCCGCTGTCACGAGCACGGCCTGGATTTGTCCCCCACACCTCTTATCTCCCACCGAACgctccagctgcagagcacGGGGGGAACAGgacctgccctgctgccagcacccccCGGGGACCCGccatccccccccacccccagccacccAGAGACACAGACTGCTCTGGGGATTTGGGTCCAGGGAGGAAGATTTGGGTCCGGGGAGGAAGATTTGGATTGGGGACCACTGAGCCGGCAGAAAAGCTCCCCAATTTCTCGCCCAGCTGCGATCTCCTGCGGTCTCTGCAATGGTGCTGGGGCTCAGGAGGTGgcatccccatgtccccacatCCCCGCATCCCCGTGTCCCTGTCGGGGCGAAGCACGAGCGATCAGCCACAGCCACCCGTGCCCACCTGGAGCACTCCTGCTTGTAGATATCGATGATGTTCTCCACCAGCAGGTTCCTCTGCAGCCCGTAGACACCGTGACGGTCCAGCAGCACCTCGTGGCGGCATGACGGGCACCGGAAACGGCCCCCCGAAATCACGCTGC is part of the Balearica regulorum gibbericeps isolate bBalReg1 chromosome 22, bBalReg1.pri, whole genome shotgun sequence genome and harbors:
- the EXTL1 gene encoding exostosin-like 1 isoform X2 encodes the protein MQTRKKYIFLTFLVSWLLLFFFGGDHLRRFAFFSGRKAEARRNWPLWTDRSLLKSFADPEELRSDGDPSLPSPRERRAAWLSIYKNSRCRMETCFDFSRCEKHGFKVFTYPRERDQPLSESYGKILTSIERSRYYTPNPEEACLFILSIDTLDRDHLSGQYVRNVNEKIRGFPLWNGGRNHLIFNLYSGTWPNYTEDLGFDIGQAILAKASFYTESFRPGFDISIPLFSKDHPQRGGERGWLYQDSIPPKKKYLLVFKGKRYLTGIGSGTRNALHHIHNGKDIISLTTCKHGKDWEKHKDTRCDKDNVDYEKFDYQELLHNSTFCIVPRGRRLGSFRFLEALQAACIPVLLSDGWELPFAEAIDWGKAAVVGTERLLLQIPSAVRCIHPERVLAFQQQTQFLWDAYFSSVDKIVHTTLEIIKDRLLPHRSRSRFLWNTLPGGLLALPDFSTHPGDFPFYYLRHGSSPSEKFTAFIRAISPASSLSQPILRLIQAVSGSHYCAQILVLWSCEKPPPPSGKWPQTTVPLTIIQSRRKLSDRFFPYAAIQTDAVLSLDEHTSLSTSEVDFAFVVWRSFPERIVGFPARSHFWDAEQRRWGYTSKWTNELSIVLTAAAFYHRYYHSLFTEYLPAGLRELADGLAACEDILMNVLVAAVTKLPPIKVTQRKQHKDTVPQQVKGMAGTAGGRRFSQRQDCLNQLADWFGYMPLVSSQLRLDPVLFKDQVSVLRKKYPRLEKP
- the TRIM63 gene encoding E3 ubiquitin-protein ligase TRIM63 isoform X2, translating into MDFQAGILRDGSPMESLEKQLICPICLEMFSKPVVILPCQHNLCRKCANDVFQAANPCWQSRGSVISGGRFRCPSCRHEVLLDRHGVYGLQRNLLVENIIDIYKQECSRPLKKGEHPMCKEHEDERINIYCVTCEVPTCSMCKVFGAHKDCEVAPLQTVFQGQKTELNNCISMLVAGNDRIQTIISQLEDSCRSTEENSEAAKQELCARFDALAALLEEKKSELLQRITHEQGDKTGFVQGLIRRYKEQLEKSSRLVETAIQSMEETGEATFLMNAKQLIKTIVEASKGGRLEKIEHGYENMDAFSVSLDHLAEAVRALDFNPAEEDEEYFDGEEEEVEEDEAPERTVMAPQ
- the SLC30A2 gene encoding proton-coupled zinc antiporter SLC30A2, which codes for MAAGEEKRHLLSEGAGGSYLGAVQKNGHNSVQGQAPALEMGTQRSRHCHARGAAGHPGQQQRARRKLYLAAGICLVFMVGEAVGGYLAHSLAILTDAAHLLTDFASIMISLFALWVSSRPPTKTMNFGWHRAEILGALLSVLSIWVVTGVLVYLAAQRLLSADYDIEGSVMLITSACAVAVNVVMGVALHQTGHGHSHGVASEQPNASVRAAFVHVVGDLLQSVGVLVASYIIFFKPEYKYVDPICTFLFSALVLGTTLTILRDVLLVLMEGTPKGMDFNAVRETLLAVGGVEAVHSLHIWALTAAQPLLSVHIAINAGASAQEVLEEANSRLQGTFRFHTTTIQVESYSEEMRDCQECQPPRD
- the TRIM63 gene encoding E3 ubiquitin-protein ligase TRIM63 isoform X1, encoding MDFQAGILRDGSPMESLEKQLICPICLEMFSKPVVILPCQHNLCRKCANDVFQAANPCWQSRGSVISGGRFRCPSCRHEVLLDRHGVYGLQRNLLVENIIDIYKQECSSRPLKKGEHPMCKEHEDERINIYCVTCEVPTCSMCKVFGAHKDCEVAPLQTVFQGQKTELNNCISMLVAGNDRIQTIISQLEDSCRSTEENSEAAKQELCARFDALAALLEEKKSELLQRITHEQGDKTGFVQGLIRRYKEQLEKSSRLVETAIQSMEETGEATFLMNAKQLIKTIVEASKGGRLEKIEHGYENMDAFSVSLDHLAEAVRALDFNPAEEDEEYFDGEEEEVEEDEAPERTVMAPQ
- the EXTL1 gene encoding exostosin-like 1 isoform X1; protein product: MQTRKKYIFLTFLVSWLLLFFFGGDHLRRFAFFSGRKAEARRNWPLWTDRSLLKSFADPEELRSDGDPSLPSPRERRAAWLSIYKNSRCRMETCFDFSRCEKHGFKVFTYPRERDQPLSESYGKILTSIERSRYYTPNPEEACLFILSIDTLDRDHLSGQYVRNVNEKIRGFPLWNGGRNHLIFNLYSGTWPNYTEDLGFDIGQAILAKASFYTESFRPGFDISIPLFSKDHPQRGGERGWLYQDSIPPKKKYLLVFKGKRYLTGIGSGTRNALHHIHNGKDIISLTTCKHGKDWEKHKDTRCDKDNVDYEKFDYQELLHNSTFCIVPRGRRLGSFRFLEALQAACIPVLLSDGWELPFAEAIDWGKAAVVGTERLLLQIPSAVRCIHPERVLAFQQQTQFLWDAYFSSVDKIVHTTLEIIKDRLLPHRSRSRFLWNTLPGGLLALPDFSTHPGDFPFYYLRHGSSPSEKFTAFIRAISPASSLSQPILRLIQAVSGSHYCAQILVLWSCEKPPPPSGKWPQTTVPLTIIQSRRKLSDRFFPYAAIQTDAVLSLDEHTSLSTSEVDFAFVVWRSFPERIVGFPARSHFWDAEQRRWGYTSKWTNELSIVLTAAAFYHRYYHSLFTEYLPAGLRELADGLAACEDILMNVLVAAVTKLPPIKVTQRKQHKDTVPQQVGCEDGDAGTPLAGERSPSPPRSPPAKVKGMAGTAGGRRFSQRQDCLNQLADWFGYMPLVSSQLRLDPVLFKDQVSVLRKKYPRLEKP